In Urocitellus parryii isolate mUroPar1 unplaced genomic scaffold, mUroPar1.hap1 Scaffold_152, whole genome shotgun sequence, the genomic stretch aagatgaaggaagaggctgcaagccaaggaatgcaAGATATGCGGCTCTACAAGCTAAAAAAATGCAAGGGAATGAAGTATCCTATGGAGTCCCCAACAGGCTGCAGTAGTGCCAAGACCTTGGCTCTGGCCCGTTGAAATCTAGTGTGGGCTTCTGACCCCCAGAACTGTAGAACTGCTTCATGTTCTTTTAAGCCACTGAGTctgtggtcatttgttacagcaacaacagaaaatcaCGACCTAACATTCTGACtcccccactccaaaaaaaaaaaaaaaaaaagagcttataACCTTAGCCACTATCCCAGAATGATGCCCTATCTCGTGGCAGGAAGACCACCACAGGCCACCTCTCCCGCCCCTCACCACCCTTGGAAGATTTTGCCAAGCTGCCTGGGCCCTCTTCAGGGTCTGTCGGGCCCTCCAACTCCACCATgcagcacatccccagccaccaccCGGAGGTGGATCTGGAGGGCACATGAGATGACAGCCTAGCTGCTCCCCGCTGGCCACCTTTACCTGGATACCTGGGACTTCAGCAGGGTCATGTGGCTGGGCATACGCTCACTTCCTGTTCCCCTACTCTCCATGGACAGTGGAGAGGACAGGCCCGGTCTCAGCACAGGGAAGACCATTCCTGTCTGCTTCAGGGTCCCTGCCAGGCCTGGCTGCTCACCATTTTCCAGGGCAGGAGAGGACTCTTCTAAAAGTTCCTTcagaatattttgccaaatgaCAAAAACATGGAAACTCTGTAACTGGACTTAGCCCTGAGAAGAGGGCTGCTGGGAGCCAAAGGCCAGCGGGACCAAGACGGGAGCTTCGCTCAGCTTTCAAATAAGCGCCCTGTGGGGCTTAGCATTGGTTTCAGCCTGGCTCGTGTACACTGTATGCTCAACTATCCCAGAACATTCGAACCCTTTGGAAGGCAGAACCTTTTCTTAGACCTCCACTCTGCCCCATGCAGGGAGCTAATGCCAACCCAGAGATCACCCCTAACCTTTGGACCCATCCATTTGCCTCTTGTGCCTGAAAGCAACCTCTCCCCATAACTTAGGCAGGCTTCCAGGCGCACACAGTGCGGCAGGCTAGAAATGCCAGGGAATTGGCACCCCTTGTCCAGGACCAGCCCTCAGCCAGTGCCTTCAGGGAGAATAATACCCGAGCTCCCACGCTCAAATGCGATACTTCTGAGATCTGGGTTTTGAATGGGTTCCCAGTGCCTCCCCATGGGACTAAGCTCCAGGTGCTGAGGGTGAAAGGTAGATTAATGCTGATCCCTGGACTGGCTGCCTCCCTTCTCCACCATTCTTCTCTTCCACACACCAATTATTTGGGAAGTCTCCCAAATAATCTCCTTGCATTTGAATTAGGGCCTGCTTCTGGAAGGATGCACATAGCcctcactcaataaatatttgtgaaagggAGGAATATAAGCAGCATTgtgagggttgttttttttttttttttttttttggtactggaaattgaacccagggtgctctactactgggctacatccccatcatttttatttttattttgagagagggtcttgctaaattgctgaggctggcctccaaccttgtgatcctcctgccctcctgagccgctgggattacagatgtgcatcaccatACCTGCAGTAAGGTATATTTAATGCTCCAGAACTTTGCTTAAAATGTTATTTGGGGGGTTTAATTCCCAGGACTCCCAAAAATGTTATTGGGGGGGATTAGGGAAGGACTATATTTATAAAAGCAGCAATATTCCTCTGGAGACCTCCCACTGTAACCTCCCAAGGACGAAGTTCTAGAATCCACTGATTCTGAAGGTCATGTAAGTTTAAGTAGTGTGTTTAATTCAAAGTCTCCAGGATATTCAGGGCATTTTCTTGGGTCGACAGATGCATGCACTATATGAGTTTTATCCATGAACTTAGTTTGAGACTGAGAATTTACATAATCcacagttcttttccttttgggggCAGATTATAGACAGCTAACTGTGATGAGAAATTACACAACAAAGAGAGATGCCAGTTTAAGAAAAAGGCAATTCTGGAGAGCACCGAGTCTGCTGAGTTGCCTGGGTTCTTCAGGAATGTAACTTTCCCAGGCACTTCGGAGCCTCGGGGTGAAGGAGAGGCTGGTCTTCTCCGTACTCCCTACTTTTACTGCATTCCCATACCGGTCTGATTTCCTTTTAttatggttctttttaaaaaacataaatttgtgGTAAGGAGACACTCCTCAGTGTTGTGGGTAGACTTCACTCTGGCACAGCAGTGCCTACATCAGAGGGTAGGAGCTTCGCAGAGAGATTTCCTTCTAAGAAGTGATGAGAGCAGTCGGTTTTCGCCGCTGGTGGCCTGCTGCTGGCCCTGCAGTCCTTGTCTGAGAGGTAGGGTAAGTTCTCAGGGCTGTCCTCAGCAGAGGCATCCTCGTGGAAGCTCTTGAGAGCCAAAATCCGGTACCGCTTCCTCCGGTTCACTTTATATACGCGaatcctttctttttctgcctctgGGTCAGCGAGAATCCCATCCCAACGCAGGCTCTCGTTGATTTGGTTGGAAAGGTTCTCTTCCACTTCGGCAAAGGGGGGCAGGCTCACCACGGTGCAGGAGTAGGAAGGGCTGTGCTTGTTTGCCTCTTTGTCCGGTTTGGGCTCTGACTTGGCACCATGGTCTTTGCTGGGATTTAAGATGTCATGGAAGGATGAAGAAAGTGGCTGACTCTTCAGGCCTCGACTCTGATGTTTATCTGCTGAGCAGATGAAGAGGTTAGTGTTTGCAGCCATGTCTGCCCTGAGCCTGCCTGGGAGGATGCCTGAATCACCAAAGATGGAAGGGGCGTGGGGACCACTCTTCACCCAGGGCTCAGATTGCCAAGCCCACCAGTCTCTTATGCTTTGGGTTAAATCATCTGGGGGCAAGAggagcctttatttatttacttacttacttattttgtggtattggggaaggaaccagggccttgtgtgtaCCAACCACACACCCTGCCAacaagctacaccccagccccggGAACCATTGTTTGAGCACCTACTGGAAAGCAGGACCTCCAGATAGAAGCTATCAGTCCTGTTCTCCAGGTCAGGAAACTGAGGACCCAAGAGCTTCATTAACTGCCAATGTCACACAGCAAATGGCAGAGTCGGATTCAAAGGTAGGACCTGGCTCTGGCTGCCCTGCTGCCCCCCCACTGAACCTTGCCCCAGGTTTACCAAGGTACTTTCCAGTCTGTGTCTGTAATTCGACTGCCAGTCTAGACACTTGATGATGGAAGAAATGGAGACAAGCAAAAAAGCTTCCTAAATTTGACTGATGCAGTCGGCTTCATGCCAAACCCGGAAATACTTCTGCTGTGTGGCTTgtactatttctttctttgttcctttttttttttaagtagctttTCAGAATTATATGACATTCCTATAAAGTACTACAAGTTATGATTCTTTTATCAGTTCATCCTTCTAGTTTTTAGGAGACAGAAATACCTCCCTCAGCcaaaagggaggggagagagcaaagaaaataaggggaaaattCATGTCTTGATATTTCTTTATCTTCTACACCCCCAAAACTATCTGGTGTCCCCTGCTGACAGTATGAGGTACATACCACCATAATTTGAACAGTGAAAAGTTATACACCAAAAAGACAATACACTTCCTGATTTTGCTTTGTGGATACACACAGGATCTTTGCCTTATACtccagaattgtttttttttcccccctgtctTTTTATTACAATTCCACCTGAAGAAGCCATTATACCCTTGTCCTTGCTTCCTTCCCCAGACTACAAGGCCGAACAGGGCTGCCTGCCATTCCTCTGCCTCCTGCACACAGACAGCCAGATACCAGAAACTTGAGCCAGGAGCCAGTCTCACTGGAGGTCAGGGCCATTTCCCTGACGGTCAAATCCACTGAGCTGGACCACACAGGTGACAATGGAATCACTGTGCTCATGGACGGATGCATTCTACATCATTGCCGCACCCTCTCCTTGAAGTGGGCATTCAGGGCCTTTGTGGAGAAGAAATCTGGGGATCCTATGAGAAGAGCTTAGTGTGGTGTGGGGACTCTGCAGTTGTCATTGAGGCTGGGGTACCTGCGTGGGTATGCTGGGAAGCCCGCAAGGGTGTCTATGCATGTGAGTGTCTAACAGTATCTGTGTGTGTGCTGCCTGTGAATTATGTGCATGACAGGGTAGCTGTGCTTTAGTGTCATCGGATGGTGTCACCGACATGAGGATGTGTTGGGAAGGGATAAGAGGATGGGGCAGTGACAGGTATGCAGTGGGGCTGCCCCTTGGTGGATGGAGGTGGGGTCCACCCAGGGAGGATTCTTCCTAAGCATTTACCTGGGTGTGGGTGTCCACACAGCATCCAGAGGCAGGTGCCCCTTGATGCGTGAGGACGTGAGGACCACCTCTTGGGGGGGAAGGCAGGAGTCTGTGTTTCTGTATGTGATTGTCTGTCAGTGTCTTCAGGTCAAGAGAAGTCTCTCTGTGAGTGGTCTCTGTAGAGGGCTTGAGATTTCTGCAGGGAGGTGTGAGTATTAGGGAAAGAAGTTGGGCTGAGGGACTGGGAAGTTGAGAGGGTATCTGTGGGGCTGGTGGGCGAGGAGTTGAGGAATTATTGCATATTGGGAACTCTCGGTGCATCCATGTGGGGGTCTCTGCAAAGTTGGTGGAACTTCTGTGGCCTTGAAGGGGTCTCTTGGAAGGACAATCTCTGTGAACACGGTGGTCTTAAGGCGTAGGGCGGGACATCACTGCGCCAACCTAAGTAGCATGTGGAGACCAGGGGGCTCTGGATTGGAGCGTCTCTGTCTTGTTCCCAGCTCTCTCTGGGTGGAAGGGCACctctgggaggaggtgggtgtcCAGCGAGAGGAATCTCAGGGGGTAGCGGAGGTGGCCACGCTAGCTCTCCTCTTACCGTCCCCCTTGCCCGACCCCttggtcttcttcttcttcttctttttcttcttcaccttCCGTTTGGCCGGTTCTGAGGTGCTGCCCGCGATGGGAGGTAGCTTGGACCCCGGAGAGCCGGCCGCGCCGCCCTCCGGCGCCTCCTCTTCCTCATCGTCCTCGCACTCCTCGCTGAACCCCGCCGCCCCGACCCCACCGCGGCGGCTCATTAGCCCGCGGGTTCGCCACTGGGACCCGCGGCTGGGCTGCCGGGCGGGACGATTCGGGCGCCGACTGCCGGGCGGGGGCCACGCGTCTCCCACGGCGACCGGCCGACCTCGCTGCGCGTGCGCATTCGGAAAGCCGCCGCGGGGTGCAGCCCCCAGGACATCGTGTGCGCATGCGTGTTTCAAGATGTTGAAGACCTAGGACCGAGGAAAAAGGGTGGGAGAGGTTCTAAATCCTTGGGCTGACTTACCTCTCCACTCTATGCCGTGTTTTCTCCCTTTGGTGCTGGggtctgaacccaggggcactttaccaccgagccacatccccagccccttttatttcttattttgagacaagacttcgctaaattgttgaggctggcctcgaactttccagcctcttgcctcagtctcccgggattacaggcatgcgcccctGTACCCGGGCCCATTCCTATGCCTTCTAAATACTATTTATTCTTACCTAAATTTTTATTGTGCGGGTTCCAGTCTTGTTTCGCCCTGATCTGTGGAAGCCAATATGTCCAAGTCAAACTTCACTGTTTCCCTTCTCAGTGAAGAAAGCAGCTGGATAGGCCAGCCCTTGGAGCTTTCCTGTCTCCCACTCGGGCGCTTTTGCCCTCACCTAGGCTAGGCTGACCGCCAAGGCTGTCACTTGGAACTGGCTCTCATCTTTCAAGCCCTCCCCTCAAgatcttttttttgggggtggcATGTGCCTCTAgtcccagcctctcaggaggttgagcccaggaatttggggccagcctgggcagcctatctttattctgtttatttattttcatgtgatggtgaggatcaaacccagcacctcacaggtgctaggcagcgctgtaccgctgagcccagccccagcccctcatcacaGTTCTTGTCAATACTGTTGGGTTGCTGTGGCTCACAGGGCCGGGATGATCTGCCGCCTGCTTTTCTTTTCAGGTGAACCCACCACAGATTGAATCATCCAAGCACAGCTGCGATAATATTTCTCATTCCACAAGCTCAGCTAGACTTTGGCCGTTCCCACAAGAGGCAGAGCCTACATCTACCCTCCCACACCGCCCCCTTTTAATTTGGGCAAGTTTGTTGACTAACTTGTAACCCAAAGAACACAGGAGGAGTGGCATTGTGTGTAGGACTTTTTAGGCTTGGTTGCAAAAGGTGGTACAGCATCCATCCACCTTGTTAGCCTATGACTTGAGTCTCCCAGTAAGATCCCCGAGGGCCCTGAGGCTGGCATGATTCCAGGAAGCCTCAACTATACACATGAAGAGACCTGACAGTATGTGAAGAGAGAGGTGCCCCTGTTACTCCAGCCCTTACTTTTCCACACTGAATAGCAGAACTGGGCAcgcacctgtaataccagcaatcTGAGACGCTGAGGCAGGTGGGTCaccagttcgaggccagcctggacaacttagtgaaaccctgtctcaaaataaaatctataaagagctggggatgtggctcaggggtcgaccacctctgggtttaatccccctaccaaaataaataaataaataatataaaataaataaaaaataaaaagagttgggggtgtagctcagtgggaggaatccctgggttcaacccctcaAGGGGGATCTGTTCTGCAGGAAAGACACGCCCCCCCAGGCCAGACCCCACCCAACCATTCTTTCCTAATTCCTGACTCAAGAAAACAGTGAGACAAAGTAGTGATTGTTAATTGTTTAAGTTACTAAGTTTCGGAGTGATAGAGTTTTGCAACAATAGATAACAGGGACAATACATAATATCAATCTTAGACTTTTGCCATTCTAACATATAAGAAGTTGTGTTtctctgtggggttttttttttttttgtcttgttttgcttggtttttgttttattttgtgtcttcttGCCGAGCTAGaaatcaaatccagagccttgatcatgctaggtgaacactatGCCACTAATCTGTGTCCCTGTGCCTCCCTGTGGTTTTAAGTTCCATTCCCTGATGACGAATGATATTgagcaattttgttttgtttttgtggtagggggtgggggtgaggggtgtgggggtgtgggggggtgaagggtgtgggggggtggaacccagggccttgcacatgggaagcaagccctctaccgctgGGCCACTTTACtattgaggtacatccccagcccttttattgttgttactggggattgaacccagcaacacttaaccactgagccacattcccagctctttttttattttgaagcaggatcttgttaagttgtttagggtctccctaggttgcagaggctggcttcgaacGTGCAATcatcttgagttgctgggattttaggcatgtgccatcacaccctttttattttttattttgtgactggATCTTGCTAAGTGTGCCATCGTAcccagttatttattttattttatgtgtttaatatttgtttagCTGTAgaggacacaatacttttgttttatttatttattttttatgcggtgctgaggtttgaacccagtgcctcacacgtacatGCTAgacagcactctaccactgagctacaactctagccccatgttatttattttcttaatggttttaaatgatgacatttaaaattctgatgaaacaattttattcatattttcttttttgtatcttgCCCAAGAAATCTTTGCTGACCCCTAAATTGCAAAGAtggtgtattttgttttcttctagaagttttatgatTTGTGAATTTTAACGTTAGGTCTGTGACCTATCTCAaattaattttgtgaataaagtCAAGTAGGGACCAACATtcatttttccccaaatgaaTACCCAGTTGTTCCAGGAATTTCCATTGAGAAGACATCCAGCACCCCTTGACTTGATTCAGCACTCGTGTAGAAAATCAGTTAACTATATATGTatggactatatatatatatatatatatatatatatatatacacacacacacacacacacacacacacacacatacatactggggattgaacccagggctcctttttaaaaataattttttaaatatttattttttagttgtagtcggacacaatacctttctttttatttatttatttttatgtggtgctaaggattgaacccagggcctcacacatgctaggccagtgctctaccactgagccacaaccccagcccacttaaaatatttttttaaaataacaataaatttctatcaacaactaaaaaaaataaattaaaatttaaaaaatatatttttatctttttgagatttttttaattattattattagttgttcaaaacattacaaagctcttgacatatcatatttcatacatttgattcaagtggattatgaactcccatttttaccccgtatacagattgcagaatcacatgggttacacatccacgttttacatactgccatactagtgtatgttgtattctgctacccttcctatcctctactatcccccactatcccccctccgctccccccaatatatatatatttttaattgtggttggacacgatacctttattttatttatttatttatttttaatgtggtactgaggatcgaacccaggacctcacatgtgctaggcgagtgctctaccactgagtcacaaccccagctccagaatccagggctctttaccactgagctacatcctcagtcttttttatttttatttttatttatttatttatttttttgagctagggtctcactgagttgcttagggcctcattgagttgctgaggctagctttgaacttgagatcctcctgcctcaggctccccagttgctgggattacaggatgcaCCACCACGTCCTTTCCAGTTTTCTATTTGTCTGTCCTTCCACGATACCACCTTGTTGTGCTTATTTGCCTTAATAGTAAGTCTTGATGTCATACAGTCTGTTTCCCAATTGagttcttttcaaatattattttggcTGTGCCGGAACCTTTGCTCttcaatatacattttcaaatcttCTTACCTATTTCAAAATAGCCTGTTGAGATTTTGATGAAGACTGCATTAAATCTATAAATTTTGACACTGTTAGTATTCAGTAAATGACTGTCATTAATATTGATCCACAGACTGCATGTGTGGCTGGTCTGTACTCCACAGGGCCTTTCTATTAGTTTATGTGTGTGTCCTCAGTCCTTCCACCCATTGTCAAGCTCCTTAATGTGTCCAACACAGTTGTGCTTCCGTAAGTGTTCACTATCTGCCTCTTGCCTGTCTGCTTTTGTCCTTAGGAGCAAAGTGAAATATAAATGACAGACCTCCTTTGTGCAATTGACTAGCTGCTAGTTGAGATGTCTGGGGCTTGCTTTTCAGATGTCCTTCTGTACTCACTCTCGCAGACAGGTGCTTGGAAGGGCTGGCTGCACTCCCGCCTGTCTTCCCTCTCAGTGGCTGGTCCTCCTTGCCTGAATGCTTGGCTGGCTGGAGACAGCTTGGCCATTTCTCTTCCAATTTTCTTGAAGGTTGCGTTGAGGTTCTGTAGAGCTAGCCAGTGGGCTATGAAAGAGAAAAGTCACCTCCAGCAAATGGATATGTTTTATGATCAATCGTAAAATGCTTTGTAAGGAAGGCTGTTTTAAATGTTTCTGCATTTCAATTGTTGGTCTCTTCATCTGGTTCCCATTTGCTGTCTCCGTCTCCTCCTTGTCCTCTTCAACCCACTGCGACTGGAGATCTAGCTCCATCGATTTACCAAAACACATCCCAAGGTCACCTACTGGTATTCTTCCATGTCACTGAATCCAAGAGGCAACCTCTGTTCTTGTTGTCCTTGACTTGTCAGCAACACTGGACACTGCTGATCTCTCCTTCTTTTTTGAAATAGTATATATGCCTGGTTTGGGGGATACCATGTGCTAGTTAGTTAGCTTCCTATTATTCTCATGATGAACTGAGATGAAttaacttttaaagagaaaaggttccTTTGGGCTCATAGGTGTTTTTGGTTTGTtgtctttttgtaccagggattgaaccccagggcgcttaaccactgttGGCTGATACCTTTGAAGGTTTTAGTCCTTCATTGATGGGCCCATTGCTTGGGGCCCGTGTGAGGCCCTGTTTGATGGTGGAAGTGCctagttgccgcagtctggctgggcacaaataaccggggtcatgagccacttgtaggttcaaacaggaactacttacTTTATTGCCAGAACCCAACAGTAACTCTCCAGAACTCCACAGGAACCCCTCGAGAACCAatgggaactcaacgggaactgcGCGAGagctcaaaagtagcgggcacccgaagtagcaggagccgccttattgccggacagcagaggtttatatacacaactgaatacacaggttgtttcaatttagcatcatccagttacagcaatcagtcattatcttaataattatacacagcttaacttaattatcatcatcttaatggatCACTGGCATTatttctcaaccactccttctggcaaaatgccaggcgccatcttgacttggttgtggctctcaacacctagTGGAGCAATACCACTGACCTCATGGCccaagaacaagagagagaaagaggagactgGAGCCCCACAACTGCCTTTGAGGGCTCACCTCCAACATCCCAGAAACCTCCCGATAGGCACCCCCTTTAAAGTTTTTACTACCTTCCTATAGTGACCCTTAGGGAAGCAAGTCTTTACCATGGGGACCTCAGGGAGACACGTAAGACCCTAACTATAGCAGCACATGTGGGCCCCTGGGTCACTCAGTCTCTGCAGGTTAATCTTCCCTTCTCAGCCATTGAATGTTGGGCTTCTTCGGATCTGGACTCAGTTCATGAAGCtctacccaggggcacttaaccactgagccacattcccagccattttttattttttgttttgagatggggtttcactaagttgtcaggccctcctaaattgctgagcctggctttgaacttgtgatcttcctgcctcagccttctgagtcattgggatcataggcatgtgccgtTGCGCCTGGCCTATATATTTTCCTAAGGCGGTGTGATCTACACTTCTCCCATCAACCATTTCCTACATGCTGATCAgttttaattttctgtctttaGCCTGGAACCACATATCCAACATCCAACATCCAATGTAACCTCCATCTTGCTCAAACATACCTGGGCAGACACCATTGACTACAGAAATGGATGGTTCAGGTTCTCTCCAAAACAAACTCTAGGACAAGAAATTGAGTGCAATTGGGTGTGGTgccatacacctgtaatcccaatgactcaggcaggagaattgcaagttggaagccagcctcagcaacttagatcctgtctcaaaataaaaaaataaaaagagctgtggatgtatgtagctcagtgataaagtaccccaggtttcaatccccagcaccccaaaataaacaaaaacaaaggaagaaagatcCCAGCTGAGAGGTGATAGAGATGGTGATTATTCACTGCCACTCAAAAGAGTTTCCTTTTGGGGACATCGAGAGTTTCCAGTGCTTCTGGATGGCTCTGCATAGCCCAACATCCTCCCACAGCCAGAGAAAAGCCTTCATGTAGAGTTGAAGGTGTTGGGAGGAAAAACCCTTTGGCATATGGAGGTGAATGGCAGGGCTGGGAGTGGAGCAGATGTTCCTACAGTTGCCACCAACCTTGACAACCCCCAGGCCTTGCCTGCAGAGCTGTGGTCTAGTTCTGGTGGCTTCACTGTGAATATACCCTGCCCCATGACTTCAGGGGAGAGTCCTGAGACCTCTAAGCCCTTGTGGTAATCCTAGCCTCACAGGTACCTGGTTGAGGGCATTTGTAAGAGGGAACCTACAACCTTATCCTGGCAAGTGAGGCTTGAAGGACATCTACTGGAGGCTGCTGGGAAAGTGCTCCTCTTCTGCACTGTTTGTGTATCTGGTGCCTGGGACTCTGACAGATATCTTGAAATAGTGATAAGAGCTAATCTGAGGACAAAGTCTATGTGCCAAGGATGGGAGAATCTCTGGGAACTCCAGACCTTGAGATGCATCCAAGCAAAATTCTTGCATGTGGTCTTCGGGAGCTGCCAAGAGGTTCATATTAGCAATGTTTAAAGCAGTAAAAAACTTGAAGCAACTCAGTGGCATAATCACACATGGACTATCACACACCAGTGTAAGAATGAACTATACCTATACCtgcaacatgaatgaatcttggaaatatgtttttttttcccccccagtgttggggattaacctagggcttcacatatactaggcaagcactctaccagagccacacccccagcagaaatataatgctaaatgaaaaaaaaaaaaagttacagagtGTTGAAGCCCCAGCCAGTATTGAAGATGAGTGGGAGTGACCAACGAAGGTGATCTAGGAACCAGATCCAGAGCCAAGAAAGACTGGAAGACCTTTCAGTGACCAAATGAAGTATGGGCTAGAAGGGGTGACACTCCCTCAAAAGTgaacaaaaggggctggggttgtggctcagtgatagagcactcacctaacgagtgtgaggccctgggttcaatcctcagcacctcataaaaataaataaataaataaataaaggtattgtgtccatctacaaaaaaagaacaaaaaatgcaCATTCTTAGAGAGGTCATATGTACCACTTGAGAGAGTCACAGGCATGGTCAAGGGTAACACCTC encodes the following:
- the LOC113182742 gene encoding protein LIAT1, with the protein product MSRRGGVGAAGFSEECEDDEEEEAPEGGAAGSPGSKLPPIAGSTSEPAKRKVKKKKKKKKKTKGSGKGDADKHQSRGLKSQPLSSSFHDILNPSKDHGAKSEPKPDKEANKHSPSYSCTVVSLPPFAEVEENLSNQINESLRWDGILADPEAEKERIRVYKVNRRKRYRILALKSFHEDASAEDSPENLPYLSDKDCRASSRPPAAKTDCSHHFLEGNLSAKLLPSDVGTAVPE